From one Sphaeramia orbicularis chromosome 9, fSphaOr1.1, whole genome shotgun sequence genomic stretch:
- the rnf214 gene encoding RING finger protein 214: MDANGLAAATALGAAEEEEETLLIPTEEEKKEEEEEVKQMMEEVEEQMNRLGLMRTVEDQWVQTDLLTSDRSVNTDSDWELRLASMLASVSVLQQEYDALRRKREEEEEAHGKHKQQLHKKKEEATRQHQVLLDKLESLRVKLQLNNSKATRKNFTAKKQEMTSEKSRLEEENNRLAKELEESDRKLTALTEEQQEEQRRWKEELDVLRAEMEMARKEAQEAELQALKDEIAAVEKQRGVAMAQIEAWLDEVGAYLNALRVEFPHKYRQERPQWEKKEAAVRRSQADLQTRFQEVLQQLQQGRSVQSLPRISVPSLPAVPMADLSFSRVMQSVVRPLVIPPQPIPAPRLGPPPPQIYPNYYPVPPQLRLRYPAPPPHHYQYPPQPAFQPPHPAHIRVPVRVTPPPSLSPSPPVLPASPPAAATATATAPSAPPSASKLDKVLEKLGAHFPQCTRAHLTSLLQQVKGARGTLAGMSMDEMVEQVGGVLAQRGRPAPGPIQRPAPTGGGGVARKPCLMCQNPVDPENRHPLTCTHTVHRDCIRVWVQSSKNNSCPFCPTK; the protein is encoded by the exons ATGGATGCTAACGGGTTAGCCGCTGCCACCGCTTTaggagcagcagaagaagaagaagagacactTTTAATtccaacagaagaagaaaagaaggaggaggaggaggaggtgaaacagatgatggaggaggtggaggagcagATGAACAGACTGGGACTAATGCGGACAGTGGAAG atcAGTGGGTCCAGACAGACCTCCTTACATCAGACCGCTCTGTAAACACAGACTCAGACTGGGAGCTTCGTCTGGCGTCCATGTTGGCGTCCGTGTCCGTTCTGCAGCAGGAGTACGACGCCCTGAGGAGGAaacgggaggaggaggaggaggcgcacGGCAAACACAAGCAGCAGCTGcacaagaagaaggaggaggcgaCCAGGCAGCACCAG gttcttcTGGACAAACTGGAGTCGCTTCGAGTCAAACTGCAGCTCAACAACTCCAAGGCCACCAGGAAGAACTTCACCGCcaagaaacaggaaatgacatcagagaagagcagactggaggaggagaaCAACAG GTTGGCGAAGGAGCTGGAGGAGAGCGACAGGAAGTTGACGGCGCTCacggaggagcagcaggaggagcagaggaggtggaAGGAGGAGCTGGACGTGCTGAGGGCGGAGATGGAGATGGCCAGGAAGGAGGCGCAGGAGGCGGAGCTTCAGGCCCTGAAGGACGAGATCGCCGCCGTGGAGAAGCAGAGGGGCGTGGCCATGGCTCAAATCGAGGCCTGGCTTGACGAG GTGGGGGCGTACCTGAATGCACTGAGGGTGGAGTTTCCTCATAAGTACCGGCAGGAGAGGCCGCAGTGGGAGAAGAAGGAGGCGGCGGTCCGCAGGAGCCAGGCGGACCTGCAGACCCGCTTCCAGGAGGTTCTACAGCAGCTGCAGCAGGGACGCAGCGTCCAGTCCCTCCCCCGGATCAGCGTCCCGTCTCTGCCTGCGGTCCCCATG GCCGACCTGTCCTTCAGCCGTGTGATGCAGTCCGTGGTTCGACCGCTGGTCATTCCTCCACAGCCAATCCCGGCGCCCCGTTTGGGCCCACCCCCTCCTCAGATATACCCCAATTATTACCCGGTGCCGCCGCAGCTCCGCCTCAGATACCCAGCCCCGCCCCCCCATCACTACCAGTACCCACCTCAGCCCGCctttcagcccccccaccccgccCACATCAGAGTGCCAGTCAGGGTGACTCCACCCCCCAGCCTGTCCCCGTCCCCTCCCGTCCTCCCGGCCTCTCCCCCTGCCGCCGCCACTGCCACCGCCACCGCCCCCTCGGCCCCGCCCTCTGCCTCTAAACTGGACAAGGTCCTGGAGAAGCTGGGGgctcatttcccacaatgcaccaggGCCCACCTGACGTCGCTGCTGCAGCAGGTGAAGGGCGCGCGCGGGACGCTGGCGGGCATGTCCATGGACGAGATGGTGGAGCAGGTGGGCGGGGTCCTGGCCCAGAGGGGACGCCCCGCCCCCGGGCCCATCCAGAGGCCCGCCCCCACCGGTGGGGGGGGCGTGGCCCGGAAACCCTGCCTCATGTGTCAGAACCCCGTGGACCCGGAGAACCGCCACCCCCTGACCTGCACCCACACGGTCCACAGGGACTGCATCCgggtctgggtccagtccagcAAGAACAACTCCTGCCCCTTCTGCCCCACAAAGTga